A portion of the Vulpes vulpes isolate BD-2025 chromosome 5, VulVul3, whole genome shotgun sequence genome contains these proteins:
- the ACTN3 gene encoding alpha-actinin-3 isoform X1 — protein sequence MMMVMQPEGLGVGEGPFVGGSGGGEYMEQEEDWDRDLLLDPAWEKQQRKTFTAWCNSHLRKAGTQIENIEEDFRNGLKLMLLLEVISGERLPRPDKGKMRFHKIANVNKALDFIASKGVKLVSIGAEEIVDGNLKMTLGMIWTIILRFAIQDISVEETSAKEGLLLWCQRKTAPYRNVNVQNFHTSWKDGLALCALIHRHRPDLIDYAKLRKDDPIGNLNTAFEVAEKYLDIPRMLDAEDIVNTPKPDEKAIMTYVSCFYHAFAGAEQAETAANRICKVLAVNQENEKLMEEYEKLASELLEWIRRTIPWLENRVGEPSMSAMQRKLEDFRDYRRLHKPPRVQEKCQLEINFNTLQTKLRLSHRPAFMPSEGKLVSDIANAWRGLEQVEKGYEDWLLSEIRRLQRLQHLAEKFQQKASLHEAWTRGKEDMLSQRDYESASLQEVRALLRRHEAFESDLAAHQDRVEHIAALAQELNELDYHEAASVNSRCQAICDQWDNLGTLTQKRRDALERMEKLLETIDQLQLEFARRAAPFNNWLDGAVEDLQDVWLVHSVEETQSLLTAHEQFKATLPEADRERGAILGIQGEIQKICQTYGLRPSSTNPYINLTPQDINTKWDMVRKLVPSRDQTLQEELARQQLNERLRRQFAAQANAVGPWIQGKVEEVGRLATGMAGSLEEQMAGLRQQEQNIINYKSNIDRLEGDHQLLQESLVFDNKHTIYSMEHIRVGWEQLLTSIARTINEVENQVLTRDAKGLSQEQLNEFRASFNHFDRVSEGPILWAVDVGAGGAGGPSLTCTHALQKRNGMMEPDDFRACLISMGYDLGEVEFARIMTMVDPNAAGVVTFQAFIDFMTRETAETDTAEQVVASFKILAGDKNYITPEELRRELPAEQAEYCIRRMAPYKGSGAPPGALDYVAFSSALYGESDL from the exons ACCTTCACTGCCTGGTGCAACTCACACCTGCGCAAGGCTGGCACCCAGATTGAAAACATAGAGGAGGATTTCCGCAATGGCCTCAAACTCATGTTGCTCTTGGAGGTCATTTCAG GAGAGAGGCTACCCAGGCCAGACAAAGGCAAGATGCGCTTCCACAAAATTGCCAATGTCAACAAGGCCCTGGACTTCATTGCCAGCAAGGGGGTTAAGCTGGTGTCCATTGGTGCTGAAG AGATTGTTGACGGGAACCTGAAGATGACCCTGGGCATGATCTGGACCATCATCCTTCGCTTTGCTATCCAGGACATCTCTGTGGAGG AAACCTCTGCCAAGGAAGGCTTGCTCCTGTGGTGCCAGCGGAAGACAGCTCCGTACCGCAACGTCAACGTGCAAAACTTCCACACCAG CTGGAAGGATGGTTTGGCCCTCTGTGCTCTCATCCACCGACACCGCCCCGATCTCATCGATTATGCCAAACTACGCAAG GATGACCCCATTGGCAATCTAAACACGGCCTTCGAGGTTGCAGAGAAATACTTGGACATCCCTAGGATGTTGGATGCAGAAG ACATCGTGAACACCCCAAAGCCTGATGAAAAGGCCATCATGACCTATGTTTCCTGCTTCTACCATGCCTTTGCCGGGGCCGAGCAG GCAGAGACAGCTGCCAACAGGATCTGCAAGGTGCTGGCTGTGAACCAGGAGAATGAGAAGCTGATGGAGGAGTACGAGAAGCTTGCCAGTGAG CTGCTGGAATGGATCCGTCGCACCATACCATGGCTGGAGAACCGTGTGGGCGAGCCCAGCATGAGTGCCATGCAGCGCAAGCTGGAGGACTTTCGGGACTACCGGCGCCTGCATAAGCCACCCCGAGTGCAGGAGAAGTGCCAGCTGGAGATCAATTTCAATACACTGCAGACCAAGCTGCGGCTGAGCCACCGGCCCGCCTTCATGCCCTCCGAGGGCAAGCTCGTCTCG GATATCGCCAATGCATGGCGTGGGCTGGAACAAGTAGAGAAGGGCTATGAGGACTGGCTGCTCTCAGAGATCCGGCGCCTGCAGCGGCTCCAGCACCTGGCTGAGAAATTCCAGCAGAAAgcctccttgcatgaagcctggaCCCGGG GGAAGGAGGATATGCTGAGCCAGCGCGACTACGAGTCGGCCTCCCTGCAGGAGGTGCGGGCGTTGCTGCGGCGCCACGAGGCCTTTGAGAGCGACCTGGCAGCGCATCAGGACCGCGTGGAGCACATCGCCGCGCTGGCCCAGGAGCTCAA TGAGCTGGACTACCATGAGGCAGCCTCAGTGAATAGCCGCTGCCAGGCCATCTGCGACCAGTGGGACAATCTGGGCACACTGACCCAGAAGAGGAGGGACGCACTAGAA CGGATGGAGAAGCTTCTGGAGACCATTGACCAGCTGCAACTGGAGTTTGCCCGTCGGGCAGCACCCTTCAACAACTGGCTGGATGGTGCCGTGGAGGACCTGCAGGACGTGTGGCTGGTGCACTCAGTGGAGGAAACCCAG AGCCTGCTGACTGCACATGAGCAATTCAAGGCTACGTTGCCAGAGGCTGACCGAGAGCGAGGAGCAATCCTCGGTATCCAGGGTGAGATCCAGAAGATCTGCCAAACGTATGGACTGCGGCCCAGCTCCACCAACCCCTACATTAACCTCACACCACAGGACATCAACACCAAGTGGGACATG GTCCGAAAGCTGGTGCCCAGCCGTGACCAGACCCTGCAGGAAGAGCTTGCCCGGCAGCAGCTGAATGAGAGGCTCCGGCGACAGTTCGCAGCTCAAGCCAATGCTGTTGGGCCCTGGATCCAGGGGAAGGTGGAG GAGGTGGGGCGCCTAGCCACAGGGATGGCTGGCTCTCTGGAGGAACAGATGGCTGGACTGCGGCAACAGGAGCAGAACATCATCAACTATAAGAGCAACATTGACCGGCTGGAGGGTGACCACCAGCTGCTGCAGGAGAGCCTAGTGTTTGACAACAAGCACACCATCTACAGCATGGAG CACATCCGCGTAGGCTGGGAGCAGCTGCTCACCTCCATCGCCCGTACCATCAATGAAGTGGAGAACCAGGTACTGACCCGAGATGCCAAGGGCCTGAGCCAGGAGCAGCTCAACGAGTTCCGGGCATCCTTCAACCACTTTGACCGGGTCAGCGAGGGCCCAATTCTGTGGGCGGTGGATgtgggggctggtggggctggaggaCCAAGTCTGACATGCACTCATGCACTACAGAAGCGGAACGGGATGATGGAGCCTGATGACTTCCGGGCTTGCCTCATCTCCATGGGCTATGATCTG GGAGAAGTAGAGTTTGCACGAATTATGACCATGGTGGACCCCAACGCAGCCGGCGTCGTGACCTTCCAGGCCTTCATCGACTTCATGACCCGAGAGACAGCTGAGACTGACACAGCTGAGCAAGTTGTGGCCTCCTTCAAGATCCTGGCAGGAGATAAG AACTACATCACTCCTGAAGAGCTGCGGCgggagctccctgctgagcaggccgAGTACTGCATCCGTCGTATGGCACCCTACAAGGGCTCTGGGGCTCCACCTGGAGCCCTGGACTACGTGGCCTTCTCCAGTGCCCTCTATGGGGAGAGTGACCTCTGA
- the ACTN3 gene encoding alpha-actinin-3 isoform X2 produces MMMVMQPEGLGVGEGPFVGGSGGGEYMEQEEDWDRDLLLDPAWEKQQRKTFTAWCNSHLRKAGTQIENIEEDFRNGLKLMLLLEVISGERLPRPDKGKMRFHKIANVNKALDFIASKGVKLVSIGAEEIVDGNLKMTLGMIWTIILRFAIQDISVEETSAKEGLLLWCQRKTAPYRNVNVQNFHTSWKDGLALCALIHRHRPDLIDYAKLRKDDPIGNLNTAFEVAEKYLDIPRMLDAEDIVNTPKPDEKAIMTYVSCFYHAFAGAEQAETAANRICKVLAVNQENEKLMEEYEKLASELLEWIRRTIPWLENRVGEPSMSAMQRKLEDFRDYRRLHKPPRVQEKCQLEINFNTLQTKLRLSHRPAFMPSEGKLVSDIANAWRGLEQVEKGYEDWLLSEIRRLQRLQHLAEKFQQKASLHEAWTRGKEDMLSQRDYESASLQEVRALLRRHEAFESDLAAHQDRVEHIAALAQELNELDYHEAASVNSRCQAICDQWDNLGTLTQKRRDALERMEKLLETIDQLQLEFARRAAPFNNWLDGAVEDLQDVWLVHSVEETQSLLTAHEQFKATLPEADRERGAILGIQGEIQKICQTYGLRPSSTNPYINLTPQDINTKWDMVRKLVPSRDQTLQEELARQQLNERLRRQFAAQANAVGPWIQGKVEEVGRLATGMAGSLEEQMAGLRQQEQNIINYKSNIDRLEGDHQLLQESLVFDNKHTIYSMEHIRVGWEQLLTSIARTINEVENQVLTRDAKGLSQEQLNEFRASFNHFDRKRNGMMEPDDFRACLISMGYDLGEVEFARIMTMVDPNAAGVVTFQAFIDFMTRETAETDTAEQVVASFKILAGDKNYITPEELRRELPAEQAEYCIRRMAPYKGSGAPPGALDYVAFSSALYGESDL; encoded by the exons ACCTTCACTGCCTGGTGCAACTCACACCTGCGCAAGGCTGGCACCCAGATTGAAAACATAGAGGAGGATTTCCGCAATGGCCTCAAACTCATGTTGCTCTTGGAGGTCATTTCAG GAGAGAGGCTACCCAGGCCAGACAAAGGCAAGATGCGCTTCCACAAAATTGCCAATGTCAACAAGGCCCTGGACTTCATTGCCAGCAAGGGGGTTAAGCTGGTGTCCATTGGTGCTGAAG AGATTGTTGACGGGAACCTGAAGATGACCCTGGGCATGATCTGGACCATCATCCTTCGCTTTGCTATCCAGGACATCTCTGTGGAGG AAACCTCTGCCAAGGAAGGCTTGCTCCTGTGGTGCCAGCGGAAGACAGCTCCGTACCGCAACGTCAACGTGCAAAACTTCCACACCAG CTGGAAGGATGGTTTGGCCCTCTGTGCTCTCATCCACCGACACCGCCCCGATCTCATCGATTATGCCAAACTACGCAAG GATGACCCCATTGGCAATCTAAACACGGCCTTCGAGGTTGCAGAGAAATACTTGGACATCCCTAGGATGTTGGATGCAGAAG ACATCGTGAACACCCCAAAGCCTGATGAAAAGGCCATCATGACCTATGTTTCCTGCTTCTACCATGCCTTTGCCGGGGCCGAGCAG GCAGAGACAGCTGCCAACAGGATCTGCAAGGTGCTGGCTGTGAACCAGGAGAATGAGAAGCTGATGGAGGAGTACGAGAAGCTTGCCAGTGAG CTGCTGGAATGGATCCGTCGCACCATACCATGGCTGGAGAACCGTGTGGGCGAGCCCAGCATGAGTGCCATGCAGCGCAAGCTGGAGGACTTTCGGGACTACCGGCGCCTGCATAAGCCACCCCGAGTGCAGGAGAAGTGCCAGCTGGAGATCAATTTCAATACACTGCAGACCAAGCTGCGGCTGAGCCACCGGCCCGCCTTCATGCCCTCCGAGGGCAAGCTCGTCTCG GATATCGCCAATGCATGGCGTGGGCTGGAACAAGTAGAGAAGGGCTATGAGGACTGGCTGCTCTCAGAGATCCGGCGCCTGCAGCGGCTCCAGCACCTGGCTGAGAAATTCCAGCAGAAAgcctccttgcatgaagcctggaCCCGGG GGAAGGAGGATATGCTGAGCCAGCGCGACTACGAGTCGGCCTCCCTGCAGGAGGTGCGGGCGTTGCTGCGGCGCCACGAGGCCTTTGAGAGCGACCTGGCAGCGCATCAGGACCGCGTGGAGCACATCGCCGCGCTGGCCCAGGAGCTCAA TGAGCTGGACTACCATGAGGCAGCCTCAGTGAATAGCCGCTGCCAGGCCATCTGCGACCAGTGGGACAATCTGGGCACACTGACCCAGAAGAGGAGGGACGCACTAGAA CGGATGGAGAAGCTTCTGGAGACCATTGACCAGCTGCAACTGGAGTTTGCCCGTCGGGCAGCACCCTTCAACAACTGGCTGGATGGTGCCGTGGAGGACCTGCAGGACGTGTGGCTGGTGCACTCAGTGGAGGAAACCCAG AGCCTGCTGACTGCACATGAGCAATTCAAGGCTACGTTGCCAGAGGCTGACCGAGAGCGAGGAGCAATCCTCGGTATCCAGGGTGAGATCCAGAAGATCTGCCAAACGTATGGACTGCGGCCCAGCTCCACCAACCCCTACATTAACCTCACACCACAGGACATCAACACCAAGTGGGACATG GTCCGAAAGCTGGTGCCCAGCCGTGACCAGACCCTGCAGGAAGAGCTTGCCCGGCAGCAGCTGAATGAGAGGCTCCGGCGACAGTTCGCAGCTCAAGCCAATGCTGTTGGGCCCTGGATCCAGGGGAAGGTGGAG GAGGTGGGGCGCCTAGCCACAGGGATGGCTGGCTCTCTGGAGGAACAGATGGCTGGACTGCGGCAACAGGAGCAGAACATCATCAACTATAAGAGCAACATTGACCGGCTGGAGGGTGACCACCAGCTGCTGCAGGAGAGCCTAGTGTTTGACAACAAGCACACCATCTACAGCATGGAG CACATCCGCGTAGGCTGGGAGCAGCTGCTCACCTCCATCGCCCGTACCATCAATGAAGTGGAGAACCAGGTACTGACCCGAGATGCCAAGGGCCTGAGCCAGGAGCAGCTCAACGAGTTCCGGGCATCCTTCAACCACTTTGACCGG AAGCGGAACGGGATGATGGAGCCTGATGACTTCCGGGCTTGCCTCATCTCCATGGGCTATGATCTG GGAGAAGTAGAGTTTGCACGAATTATGACCATGGTGGACCCCAACGCAGCCGGCGTCGTGACCTTCCAGGCCTTCATCGACTTCATGACCCGAGAGACAGCTGAGACTGACACAGCTGAGCAAGTTGTGGCCTCCTTCAAGATCCTGGCAGGAGATAAG AACTACATCACTCCTGAAGAGCTGCGGCgggagctccctgctgagcaggccgAGTACTGCATCCGTCGTATGGCACCCTACAAGGGCTCTGGGGCTCCACCTGGAGCCCTGGACTACGTGGCCTTCTCCAGTGCCCTCTATGGGGAGAGTGACCTCTGA
- the CTSF gene encoding cathepsin F: MAPWLLLLSLLGLLLGAAPAPPRQAADAQAREAAYPELLGPTRFALEMYNRGRAAGRRAALGAVRGRVRRAGHGSLFSLKATLEEPPCNDPTVCQLPVSKKTLLCSFEVLDELGKHMLLRRDCGPVDTKVTDDRNETLSSVLPLLNKDPLPQDFSVKMASVFKEFVTTYNRTYETKEEAEWRMSVFSNNMVRAQKIQALDRGTAQYGITKFSDLTEEEFHTIYLNPLLRENRGKKMRLAKSVSDHAPPPEWDWRSKGAVTKVKDQGMCGSCWAFSVTGNVEGQWFLKEGTLLSLSEQELLDCDKVDKACLGGLPSNAYTAIMTLGGLETEDDYSYQGHLQACSFSAKKARVYINDSVELSQNEQKLAAWLAKKGPISVAINAFGMQFYRHGISHPLRPLCSPWLIDHAVLLVGYGNRSGIPFWAIKNSWGTDWGEEGYYYLHRGSGACGVNTMASSAVVN; the protein is encoded by the exons ATGGCACCTTGGCTCCTGCTGCTGTCGCTGCTGGGGCTGCTCCTGGGcgccgctcccgccccgccccgccaagCAGCCGACGCGCAGGCCCGGGAGGCGGCGTACCCGGAGCTGCTGGGGCCCACCCGCTTCGCCCTGGAGATGTACAACCGCGGCCGGGCTGCCGGGAGGCGGGCGGCGCTGGGGGCGGTGCGCGGCCGCGTCCGTCGG GCGGGCCACGGGTCGCTGTTCTCCCTGAAGGCGACCCTAGAGGAGCCTCCCTGCAACGACCCCACGGTGTGCCAGCTCCCTGTGTCCAAGAAAACCCTG ctcTGCAGCTTCGAAGTCTTAGATGAGCTAGGAAAACACATGCTGCTGAGACGGGACTGTGGCCCAGTGGATACCAAGGTTACAG ATGACAGAAATGAGACTTTGAGTTCAGTCCTTCCACTGTTGAACAAGGACCCCCTGCCCCAG GATTTTTCAGTGAAAATGGCTTCAGTCTTCAAGGAGTTTGTTACCACCTATAATCGGACTTATGAGACAAAAGAGG AAGCCGAGTGGCGCATGTCTGTCTTTTCCAACAACATGGTACGAGCACAGAAGATCCAGGCACTAGACCGTGGCACAGCTCAGTATGGGATCACCAAGTTCAGTGACCTTACAG AGGAGGAGTTCCATACCATTTACCTGAATCCACTCTTAAGAGAGAACCGTGGCAAGAAGATGCGCCTAGCAAAGTCCGTTAGCGATCATGCCCCACCACCTGAATGGGACTGGAGGAGTAAGGGGGCTGTCACCAAAGTGAAGGACCAG GGCATGTGTGGGTCCTGCTGGGCTTTCTCAGTCACCGGCAATGTGGAGGGCCAGTGGTTCCTGAAAGAGGGgaccctgctctccctctccgaGCAGG AGCTCTTGGACTGTGACAAGGTGGACAaggcctgcctgggtggcttgccCTCCAATGCCTACACAGCCATAATGACTCTGG GAGGGCTGGAGACCGAGGATGACTACAGCTACCAGGGCCACTTGCAGGCCTGCAGTTTCTCTGCAAAGAAGGCCAGGGTCTACATCAACGACTCAGTGGAGCTGAGCCAGAATGAGCAGA AGCTGGCAGCCTGGCTGGCCAAGAAGGGCCCCATCTCCGTTGCCATCAATGCCTTTGGCATGCAG ttctACCGCCATGGGATCTCCCACCCACTGCGTCCCCTCTGCAGCCCTTGGCTCATCGACCACGCTGTGCTGCTTGTGGGCTATGGCAACC GCTCTGGCATACCCTTCTGGGCCATCAAGAACAGCTGGGGCACTGACTGGGGTGAGGAG GGTTATTACTACTTGCATCGTGGGTCTGGGGCCTGTGGTGTGAACACCATGGCCAGCTCGGCAGTGGTGAACTAA